In Gordonia sp. SL306, the genomic window GATGGCCGAATTCATGACGCCGCACTTCGACTTCCGGGATGAGGCGCGGCTGATCCTGCGCGACGGCGCGCAGGTCTGGGGCGCCATCGCATTCTTCCGGGAGGCCGGCGAGTCGCCGTTCGACACCGGCGAGATCGACTATCTCGACACCTTGTCGCAGACCATGGCACGCGGCGTCCGGACCGGGCTGCTCACCACGATCGTCGCCGAACCCCAGGTCACCTCGACCGGACCGTGTGTCCTCATCGTCGACAGCACCAACCAGATGATCCAGATGAGTGCGGGTGCCGAAGAGCGCCTCGACGACCTGCTGACCGGAAAGAACAGCGGCGCAGCGAGTTCGGTGATCACCTCGCTGGTGGGCGCGGCCCGGCGTTACGGTCGCGGCGAGACCGACGTCCCGCCCCGATTACGCGTCCGGGCGGCTTCCGGCATGTGGCTGGTGGTGCACGCGTCGCCGCTCTCGAACGCCGAGGGACGAGTCGGCGAGGTGGTGGTGACGATCGAGGAGGCGCGGCCCCCGGAGATCGTGCCGATGGTGGTCGCCGCCTTCGGGCTGACCGCCCGTGAACGCGACGTCACCCAGATGGTGCTCCAGGGCGTGGCGACCAAGGACATCGCGACCA contains:
- a CDS encoding helix-turn-helix transcriptional regulator, whose protein sequence is MATAALTAERVRRDIDVLAHAGLGVSDFIGEAIESLTRAVPHAAACAATVDPNSLILTSVRKYGSLVGRNTHDDEFGLMEYGQAEDSSFRELALAHVDAVGVDELTGGDNRRSPRMAEFMTPHFDFRDEARLILRDGAQVWGAIAFFREAGESPFDTGEIDYLDTLSQTMARGVRTGLLTTIVAEPQVTSTGPCVLIVDSTNQMIQMSAGAEERLDDLLTGKNSGAASSVITSLVGAARRYGRGETDVPPRLRVRAASGMWLVVHASPLSNAEGRVGEVVVTIEEARPPEIVPMVVAAFGLTARERDVTQMVLQGVATKDIATTLHVSAYTVQDHLKSIFDKAGVRSRRELIARVYFDQYAPRMNDPLLPSGSFDVAGG